In Treponema primitia ZAS-2, a genomic segment contains:
- the csm3 gene encoding type III-A CRISPR-associated RAMP protein Csm3 translates to MKQIGNKKITGTIVVKTGLHVGAGTDKVEIGGMDNPIIRNPLNREPYIPGSSLKGKMRSLLEWKFDLVEKNAGRVCSCGEPDCKICRVFGAGNTAKTSESAKKRGPSRLIVRDAALTEDWSRQFKEGKTLVEEKSENSLNRITAEANPRPIERVVPGVEFSFEMIYRILDTGDGGKTDGEYFDLVVLEGLRLLQNDYLGGGGTRGNGRIGFKDLKDESNKEIKL, encoded by the coding sequence ATGAAACAAATTGGGAATAAAAAGATAACAGGTACGATCGTTGTTAAGACCGGGCTGCATGTCGGCGCAGGTACTGACAAGGTGGAAATAGGCGGGATGGATAACCCTATTATCAGGAATCCCCTGAACCGGGAACCCTACATCCCCGGTTCGTCCCTAAAGGGAAAAATGCGCAGCCTTCTGGAATGGAAATTTGATCTGGTGGAAAAGAATGCTGGCAGGGTATGTTCCTGCGGGGAACCGGACTGCAAAATTTGCCGGGTCTTTGGCGCCGGAAATACGGCTAAAACATCGGAAAGCGCAAAGAAACGGGGGCCTTCGCGGCTGATTGTCCGTGACGCGGCGCTGACCGAGGACTGGTCCAGGCAGTTTAAAGAAGGCAAAACCCTGGTGGAAGAAAAATCGGAAAATTCCCTGAACAGGATTACTGCGGAGGCTAATCCCCGGCCCATTGAGCGGGTTGTCCCGGGGGTGGAATTCAGTTTTGAAATGATCTACCGGATACTGGATACCGGGGATGGCGGCAAGACTGACGGCGAATACTTTGATCTGGTGGTGCTGGAGGGTTTGCGGCTGCTTCAAAATGATTATCTTGGCGGCGGCGGTACCCGGGGAAACGGCCGCATTGGCTTTAAAGATTTGAAAGATGAAAGTAATAAGGAAATAAAACTTTAG
- the csm4 gene encoding type III-A CRISPR-associated RAMP protein Csm4, producing MTLYRITLRLCSPLATPLKGDTIWGHIAWGIANHEGDEGIGEFLSREKSGDPSLVVSSAFPTGMLCRPIPEPQERTKSGLSAEEYAKIKLNKKLKYLAAADYVSGVAEMSGDEAGSFKAVPVLHNTIDRSSNAVLEGGLYMVQEEWAGTADWDIYVLSSDPAERVQELCEWAFENGYGADASTGKGKILVKNSPEPVEARKTGSVYMALGPFVKESNTIITDLRGDIFIRSGRLGGDFASIVVPYKKTVLLYDAGAVFTSEKRLGYVGKILPNVHMDPRICQSAFTPVIPIA from the coding sequence ATGACGCTATACCGGATAACACTGCGGCTTTGCTCTCCCCTGGCAACCCCCCTCAAGGGCGATACTATCTGGGGGCATATTGCCTGGGGAATAGCAAACCACGAGGGCGATGAAGGGATCGGGGAATTCCTTTCCCGGGAGAAATCAGGCGATCCCTCCCTGGTGGTTTCCAGCGCCTTCCCTACAGGAATGCTGTGCCGCCCCATTCCTGAACCTCAGGAGCGTACAAAAAGCGGCTTGAGTGCAGAAGAATACGCAAAGATAAAATTGAACAAAAAGTTAAAATACCTGGCTGCGGCAGATTATGTATCCGGTGTTGCTGAAATGTCCGGCGATGAGGCGGGATCCTTTAAAGCCGTGCCGGTGCTGCACAATACCATTGACCGCAGCTCCAATGCCGTCCTTGAAGGCGGGCTTTACATGGTGCAGGAGGAATGGGCTGGGACGGCAGACTGGGATATATATGTGCTGTCATCAGACCCTGCAGAAAGGGTGCAGGAATTATGCGAATGGGCTTTTGAAAACGGGTACGGCGCCGATGCCTCCACCGGGAAGGGGAAAATTCTGGTAAAAAACAGCCCTGAGCCGGTGGAGGCCAGGAAAACAGGGTCTGTGTATATGGCCCTTGGGCCATTTGTAAAGGAAAGCAACACTATTATTACGGATCTGCGGGGGGATATTTTTATCCGCAGCGGCAGGCTGGGCGGTGATTTTGCTTCCATCGTGGTGCCATACAAGAAAACAGTTTTGCTGTACGATGCAGGTGCCGTATTCACTTCGGAAAAGCGCCTGGGGTATGTGGGCAAAATACTGCCGAATGTGCACATGGATCCCCGTATCTGTCAATCGGCGTTTACCCCTGTAATCCCGATCGCTTGA
- the csm2 gene encoding type III-A CRISPR-associated protein Csm2, protein MDRNGGYRGNQDRGGQRNDLPPSPPPVKIDSFYADGKLLVDLFDETAEKIADSFLVKNTRTAVSKTQLRRLFDEVKRFEQIIDVSPEQFSSQLPYIRMIRSKVTYLTARAIKDNFAAKVVYQNLSAFISDCIKLIKEAKDYHVFVSLFEAVYGFYWEKNHNKD, encoded by the coding sequence ATGGACAGAAACGGAGGATACCGGGGTAACCAGGACAGAGGGGGACAGCGGAACGACTTACCACCATCGCCGCCGCCGGTAAAGATTGACAGTTTTTATGCGGATGGAAAACTTCTTGTGGATTTGTTTGACGAGACCGCTGAAAAAATTGCCGATAGTTTTCTGGTCAAAAACACCAGGACAGCGGTCAGTAAAACCCAGCTGCGCCGCCTTTTTGACGAGGTAAAGCGGTTTGAGCAGATTATCGACGTTTCACCGGAACAATTTTCATCCCAGCTGCCCTACATCAGGATGATACGTTCCAAGGTTACATATCTGACTGCCCGGGCTATCAAAGATAACTTTGCGGCTAAGGTGGTGTACCAAAATTTGTCGGCTTTTATAAGCGATTGTATCAAACTAATTAAGGAAGCTAAGGACTACCATGTTTTTGTATCCCTCTTTGAGGCCGTGTATGGATTCTATTGGGAAAAAAACCATAACAAAGACTAA
- a CDS encoding RAMP superfamily CRISPR-associated protein has product MAKKTYSLVVTPLTGVHIGTGEKLNPLDYKLVKSSSGAANAKVVKDMYWKFSSDHILRRLIAGGANLTDFERASVDGNMGELRHFFHENCTVEDIDYLCDITEEFKRQYSRNLQNDPGENAAEVHQMYHPGGSKKPVIPGSSIKGSIRTGILNFRLASLEDNEYNALPHEKKDAALQKKLLRYSDEKSDPFRCISLEDCAFQAKDTQLVGVLKNIRYNRHHQTLDGLEKLQIQAEVIRGKFLGGVYSAETAISIDADLQDVQFPESAQRRGSPANITPISMQDLMEACNYFYLREFKKEYEHFYSESIEGTDLIVKLKQDLEEAVQGKNQFIIRVGRWSQVEFVTFEEEFRIPYNTKGSGGTRTVFDYNGQYVPMGWCSITAKENV; this is encoded by the coding sequence ATGGCAAAAAAAACATATTCCCTGGTTGTTACTCCCCTTACCGGTGTTCATATCGGCACGGGAGAAAAACTAAACCCCCTGGATTATAAGCTGGTTAAATCCTCATCCGGGGCCGCAAACGCAAAGGTGGTCAAGGATATGTATTGGAAATTTTCCAGCGACCATATCCTTAGGCGGCTCATAGCCGGGGGGGCAAATTTAACGGACTTTGAACGGGCAAGTGTGGATGGTAATATGGGTGAGCTGCGGCATTTCTTTCACGAAAACTGCACGGTTGAAGATATTGATTATCTCTGTGATATTACAGAAGAATTTAAGCGCCAGTATAGCCGCAATTTGCAGAATGATCCTGGTGAGAACGCCGCAGAGGTTCATCAGATGTACCATCCCGGGGGATCGAAGAAGCCTGTGATCCCCGGCAGTTCTATTAAAGGTTCAATCCGCACAGGTATATTGAATTTTCGCCTTGCTTCTCTGGAGGATAATGAGTATAACGCTTTGCCCCATGAGAAAAAAGATGCGGCGCTGCAAAAAAAGCTGCTCCGTTACAGCGATGAAAAGAGCGATCCCTTCCGCTGTATCAGCCTGGAGGACTGCGCTTTTCAGGCAAAGGATACCCAGCTTGTGGGGGTTTTAAAAAACATCAGGTACAACAGGCATCACCAAACACTGGACGGACTTGAAAAATTGCAGATCCAGGCGGAAGTAATCCGGGGAAAATTTCTGGGCGGCGTCTATAGTGCCGAAACGGCCATCAGCATTGATGCGGATTTGCAGGACGTTCAATTTCCCGAATCTGCCCAGAGAAGGGGAAGCCCTGCAAATATAACGCCCATATCTATGCAGGATTTAATGGAAGCATGCAATTATTTTTATCTGCGGGAATTTAAAAAAGAATACGAACATTTTTACAGTGAAAGCATCGAAGGGACCGATCTTATTGTTAAGCTAAAGCAGGACCTGGAAGAGGCGGTTCAGGGCAAAAATCAATTTATAATCCGCGTTGGCCGGTGGAGCCAGGTAGAATTTGTAACCTTTGAAGAGGAATTCAGAATACCCTATAATACAAAGGGTTCAGGTGGTACCAGGACTGTTTTTGATTATAACGGCCAATATGTACCCATGGGATGGTGTTCAATAACGGCGAAGGAAAATGTATGA
- the csx2 gene encoding TIGR02221 family CRISPR-associated protein yields the protein MKHYTLISFVGTGAFKKDGGKEGYSEASYQFPNGTTYTTNIFLEALLKSGYRSIKKVILLGTRTSSWDVLLADIRSDSSSPDYGSLWSKIIDECESAGISDESAALLEEALSKKLCLPVAIKVHTPVIDAETIPEIFPIYNTLVSELAPETDILLDITHSFRSLPILVYQALQFGLTGLPPRNVELIYGEIRNNGLSPARDLSQYWQLSQITEAKNLFARRLDGKRLAQLLHDEWPQGEELISRFSTIVECNLALDIPKWLKDANRDLGRPLKGTEPEWVLEIRKIVQSEIVEKISPAKGNRSLKTSEVLRSFSALLEQHGLFIQAIITLQVALETRTIEAFGSPDDIGDYSAWHDIDGPNYQKNYQQKREALNVVHPLRDIESIRNAIAHGGYKKRWGSKASKGLSFTAQEIRDALKKSKEAVQIFFDNVRPKDSVVEGQVP from the coding sequence ATGAAGCACTACACTTTGATTTCTTTTGTCGGGACCGGGGCATTTAAAAAAGACGGGGGTAAAGAAGGGTATTCGGAAGCTTCTTATCAATTCCCCAATGGGACCACATATACTACCAATATATTTCTTGAGGCGCTTCTTAAATCTGGTTATAGATCCATAAAAAAAGTTATTCTCCTGGGAACAAGAACTTCAAGTTGGGATGTCCTGCTTGCGGATATCCGTTCCGACAGCAGCTCCCCGGATTACGGCAGTCTCTGGTCCAAAATCATTGATGAATGCGAATCCGCTGGTATTTCGGATGAATCGGCCGCGCTGCTGGAAGAAGCGCTGTCGAAGAAGCTTTGCCTTCCTGTGGCGATTAAAGTCCACACCCCGGTCATTGATGCAGAAACTATCCCGGAAATTTTCCCAATTTACAATACTCTGGTCTCCGAGCTTGCCCCTGAAACAGATATACTGCTTGATATCACCCACAGTTTCAGGTCTTTGCCGATCCTGGTATATCAGGCCCTTCAATTCGGCCTTACAGGTCTGCCGCCGCGTAACGTGGAATTAATTTATGGTGAAATCAGAAACAATGGGCTGTCCCCTGCCCGCGATTTGTCCCAATACTGGCAGCTTTCGCAGATAACTGAGGCGAAAAACCTGTTTGCCCGGCGCCTGGACGGGAAACGCCTTGCCCAATTGCTCCACGATGAATGGCCCCAGGGTGAAGAGTTAATTTCACGGTTCAGTACCATCGTTGAGTGTAATCTGGCGCTTGATATTCCAAAGTGGCTCAAGGACGCAAACCGCGATCTTGGTAGGCCGCTTAAGGGAACCGAACCGGAATGGGTTCTGGAAATCAGGAAAATTGTGCAGTCAGAAATTGTTGAAAAAATATCTCCTGCCAAAGGAAACCGCTCCCTGAAGACAAGCGAAGTTCTGCGGTCCTTTTCAGCTTTGCTTGAGCAGCATGGGCTTTTTATTCAGGCAATAATTACCCTGCAGGTAGCCCTTGAAACCAGGACGATAGAAGCCTTTGGGTCTCCCGATGATATAGGCGACTACTCAGCGTGGCATGATATTGATGGTCCAAATTATCAGAAAAACTACCAGCAAAAGAGGGAAGCCCTGAATGTGGTACATCCCCTGAGGGATATTGAAAGCATTCGGAATGCTATTGCCCATGGGGGCTATAAAAAGCGATGGGGATCAAAAGCATCCAAAGGGCTGTCTTTTACGGCCCAGGAAATACGGGATGCGCTGAAAAAGTCCAAAGAGGCTGTTCAGATATTCTTTGACAATGTCAGGCCAAAGGACAGTGTTGTTGAGGGCCAGGTGCCCTGA